The Geotalea uraniireducens Rf4 genome window below encodes:
- a CDS encoding branched-chain amino acid ABC transporter permease, whose amino-acid sequence MDLSQQILQYVLSGLSTGAIYALIGLGFAIIYNSTGIINFAQGEFVMLGGMLSFFFLTTLKLPLFASIPLAVFTSTAAGIAFERLAIRPLKNATPMSLVIITIGASIFIRGLAMLLWGKDTHALPSFSGNDPISVAGATILPQHIWIFAITLLVIIANKLFFYYTISGKAMRACAFNRRAASLVGIDVKRMVLFSFVISSALGSMAGIIIAPLTMTAYDVGIMLGLKGFCAAIIGGMSSGVGTVIGGLVLGTLESLGAGLISSGYKDAIAFIILLLLLFVRPQGLFKKGETERV is encoded by the coding sequence ATGGATTTATCCCAACAAATTCTACAATATGTCCTTTCCGGCCTTTCCACAGGTGCGATCTACGCACTTATCGGACTTGGCTTCGCAATCATCTACAACTCAACCGGGATAATAAATTTTGCTCAGGGCGAGTTCGTCATGCTTGGCGGTATGCTGTCGTTTTTCTTTCTCACGACCTTGAAACTTCCGCTGTTTGCCTCAATCCCCCTGGCGGTTTTCACTTCCACCGCCGCCGGGATCGCCTTTGAACGGCTGGCAATTCGACCATTGAAGAATGCCACACCGATGAGCCTCGTTATAATCACTATCGGCGCCAGCATCTTCATACGAGGGCTGGCCATGCTCCTTTGGGGCAAAGATACCCATGCACTTCCTTCATTTTCCGGCAATGACCCCATATCCGTTGCCGGGGCAACCATTCTTCCCCAGCATATCTGGATTTTTGCCATTACCCTGTTGGTCATCATTGCCAACAAACTGTTTTTTTATTATACCATCAGCGGAAAAGCCATGCGCGCCTGTGCTTTCAACCGACGCGCTGCAAGTCTGGTCGGCATCGATGTCAAGAGAATGGTTCTGTTTTCCTTTGTCATCAGCTCAGCGCTTGGTTCCATGGCCGGCATCATCATCGCCCCACTTACCATGACCGCCTACGACGTCGGCATCATGCTCGGCTTGAAGGGTTTCTGCGCGGCCATAATCGGCGGCATGAGCAGCGGGGTAGGGACGGTGATCGGCGGTTTAGTGTTGGGAACGCTTGAATCCCTCGGTGCAGGTCTCATCTCTTCCGGTTACAAGGACGCCATCGCCTTCATAATTCTATTGCTGCTCCTCTTTGTCAGACCCCAGGGACTGTTTAAAAAAGGTGAGACGGAACGGGTTTGA
- a CDS encoding ABC transporter substrate-binding protein has translation MRKIVLFALGIVMMFSVTSALAAPAIRIGALFSVTGPASFLGEPEKSTLEMLVKEINAKGGIKGSKIELVVYDTQGDATKAVQLANKLIKNDKVVAIIGPSTTGETMAVIPIVEKEQIPLISCAAGIKITNPVKRWVFKTPANDHVAAEKILNFAEKRKQKSIALLTVSDSFGSSGREQLKEMASRKGFKIVADEVYSPKDTDMTAQLTKIKGAKPDAIICWGTNPGPAVITRNLKQLGMKIPLYQSHGVASKKFIELAGADAAEGVILPAGKLAIYELLKKTDPQHKLLKEYDQAYRKAYGVEASTFGGYAYDGFQLLINAIKKSGATPGQIRNGIEQSTRMVGVSGVFNMSTNDHNGLDLSAFEMVRIVKGDWTLAR, from the coding sequence ATGAGGAAAATCGTATTATTCGCACTGGGCATTGTAATGATGTTTTCCGTAACTTCGGCGCTGGCTGCTCCCGCCATAAGAATCGGGGCACTGTTTTCGGTCACCGGTCCGGCCTCTTTTCTTGGCGAGCCTGAGAAAAGCACCCTTGAGATGCTGGTAAAAGAAATCAATGCAAAAGGTGGAATCAAGGGGAGCAAGATTGAACTGGTGGTCTACGATACCCAGGGAGATGCAACCAAGGCTGTTCAACTGGCCAACAAACTTATCAAGAACGACAAGGTTGTGGCGATTATCGGGCCGAGCACAACGGGTGAAACCATGGCCGTAATACCGATCGTGGAAAAGGAACAGATTCCTCTCATATCCTGTGCCGCCGGTATCAAGATAACCAATCCGGTAAAAAGATGGGTGTTCAAGACACCGGCCAACGACCATGTTGCTGCCGAGAAAATTCTCAATTTTGCGGAGAAACGCAAGCAGAAAAGCATAGCCCTATTGACCGTTTCCGATTCTTTCGGCTCTTCCGGACGCGAACAACTGAAAGAAATGGCGTCCAGGAAGGGCTTCAAAATAGTCGCCGACGAGGTCTATTCACCGAAAGACACCGACATGACGGCGCAACTCACCAAGATCAAGGGAGCCAAGCCCGATGCGATAATCTGCTGGGGAACCAACCCCGGTCCTGCGGTAATAACCAGAAACCTGAAGCAACTGGGCATGAAGATACCTCTCTACCAGAGTCACGGCGTCGCATCAAAGAAATTCATCGAACTGGCCGGGGCTGATGCCGCAGAAGGAGTAATACTCCCTGCCGGCAAACTGGCAATATATGAGCTGTTGAAGAAAACCGACCCACAGCATAAGCTCCTCAAGGAGTATGATCAGGCGTACAGGAAGGCATACGGGGTGGAAGCATCCACATTTGGTGGTTATGCATATGACGGATTCCAGCTGTTAATCAATGCCATCAAGAAGTCCGGGGCAACGCCGGGGCAGATCAGAAACGGCATCGAGCAGAGCACCAGGATGGTAGGAGTTTCCGGCGTATTCAACATGTCAACCAATGACCATAACGGCTTGGATCTTTCCGCGTTCGAAATGGTACGTATCGTAAAAGGTGATTGGACGTTAGCGCGCTGA
- a CDS encoding ABC transporter substrate-binding protein, whose product MLNKIVYPIFIFMFIWLTAGSVNAAAPIKIGALFAVTGPASFLGEPERNTAQMVVDEINKAGGVKGRMLQLVVYDTQGDATKAVQAATRLIKEDKVAAIIGPSTTGDTMAVIPIVEKAQIPLISCAAGIKITEPAKKWVFKTAQNDSLAVARIYENLKRRNISRVAILTVSDSFGSSGREQLKAQAAKFGIKIVSDDTYGPKDTDMTSQLTKIRGSQAQAMICWGTNPGPAVIARNAKQLGLKFPIYMSHGVSSRKFIDLAGDAAEGIILPSGRVLVADRLPNSDHQKKSLLSFVKDYQKHFKAEGDHFGGHAWDAVMLLKGAIERGGDSPAAIRNQLEKNRNFAGIGGVFTYAPQDHAGLNKDAFVLVEVKQKDWVLVK is encoded by the coding sequence ATGTTAAACAAGATAGTTTATCCCATTTTCATTTTTATGTTCATATGGTTGACAGCCGGCTCCGTTAATGCTGCGGCACCGATCAAAATCGGCGCACTGTTTGCCGTTACCGGCCCGGCCTCTTTCCTCGGAGAACCGGAACGCAATACAGCCCAAATGGTGGTTGACGAAATAAACAAAGCCGGCGGCGTCAAGGGACGCATGCTGCAACTGGTGGTTTACGACACCCAGGGTGACGCCACAAAGGCTGTTCAGGCTGCTACCAGGCTGATCAAGGAGGACAAGGTTGCGGCGATCATCGGCCCCAGCACCACCGGGGACACAATGGCTGTCATCCCCATCGTGGAAAAGGCGCAGATCCCCCTCATATCCTGCGCTGCAGGGATTAAAATCACCGAGCCGGCAAAAAAATGGGTCTTTAAAACCGCCCAGAACGATTCTTTGGCCGTGGCACGCATTTACGAAAACCTGAAAAGACGTAATATCAGCAGGGTCGCCATCCTGACTGTCTCCGACTCATTCGGTTCTTCAGGGCGTGAGCAGTTAAAGGCACAAGCGGCAAAATTCGGTATCAAGATCGTTTCCGACGACACGTACGGACCGAAGGACACCGACATGACCTCGCAACTGACAAAAATCCGCGGCAGCCAGGCCCAGGCCATGATCTGTTGGGGGACCAACCCTGGCCCAGCCGTCATTGCCAGAAACGCCAAACAACTGGGCCTTAAATTCCCGATTTACATGAGCCACGGGGTCTCTTCCAGGAAGTTCATCGATTTGGCTGGAGATGCCGCCGAAGGGATAATTCTCCCCTCGGGACGTGTGCTGGTTGCAGACCGGCTTCCCAACTCTGACCACCAGAAGAAATCACTCCTTTCGTTCGTCAAGGATTATCAAAAGCACTTCAAGGCAGAGGGTGATCATTTCGGAGGACATGCCTGGGATGCGGTGATGCTTCTCAAAGGGGCGATCGAAAGGGGAGGGGATTCTCCCGCCGCTATCCGCAACCAGTTGGAAAAAAACCGCAACTTTGCCGGTATTGGTGGAGTATTCACTTATGCGCCCCAAGATCACGCCGGTCTCAACAAGGACGCCTTTGTTCTCGTGGAAGTGAAGCAGAAGGACTGGGTGCTGGTCAAGTAA